The following nucleotide sequence is from Glycine max cultivar Williams 82 chromosome 9, Glycine_max_v4.0, whole genome shotgun sequence.
ATACAGGGCCTTTTTTAGTTTGTACACTTTGTCTTCTTGGCCATCAACTTGAAAACCTAGAGGCTAATCAACAAACACATCTTCTTTAAGAGGCCCATTTAGAAAAGCAGACTTGACATCCAATTGATGCATTGACCACCTTCTCATACTTGCAATTGCAAATACAAGCCTTATTGTCTTAATCCTTGCTACTGGAGCAAAAATTTCACCATAGTCCACACCTTCTTTTTGTAGGAAACCCTTTGCCACTTGTCTTGCCTTGTGCTTAACCACCTCTCCTGTGGGATTCTTCTTCACTTTAAAGACCCACTTAACTGCAATAGGTCTTTTCCCTTTTGGGAGGTTCACAAGATCCCATGTGTTGTTCTTCTTAATTGAGCTCAATTCCTCCTTCATTGCTTGAATCCATTGAGGTTCTTGATTTGCTTCCTCTACATCTATTGGCTCAACGCCAACATATAAGGCCAAATGCACTAGATCACCACCTTCAGTGATTTGATCATCTTTATAGACTTCATAATCTCTCAAACTCTGGGGAACTTGTGTCACTATTGTTGACTTTCTCAGAATTCCTTGGTCATGTGTGGCAGCTGTTACAGCATCATTATTACCACTGTAATCTGCTTCAATCAAGAATCTTGCATTCTTGCTTGTAGACTCAGGTTCTAGCCTCCAGTTTTTAAACTCATCAAATTCCACATCCCTGCTAATTGCAATTTGCTTGGACCTTGGATCAAACAGCCTGTACCCTCTTGTCTCATGGTATCCAAGAAATACCATCAattcacctttgtcatccagttTCTGTCTCAACTGGTCAGGAATGTGTTTGTAGCAGATAGCaccaaaaattctcaaatgttTCACATTGGGTTTGATGCCTGACCAAGCTTCTTCTGGAGTCACACCATTTAGTCTTTTTGTAGGACTTCTATTCAGCACATACACAACAGTGGAAGCAACTTCACTCCACAAGTTTTGTGGAAGATCCTTGCATTTGAGCATGCTCTTGACCATGTTCATAAttgttctattcttcctttctgcTGCCCCATTGTGTTGTGGAGTGTAGGGTGGTGTGAACTCATGTACAATTCATGCTTCATCACAAAATTCTAGGAATTCTTTTGAGGTGTATTCACCACCTCCATCAGTTCTCAACACTTTAATCTTCCTAGAACTTTGATTTTCAATATAAGCTTTGTACTTCTTAAAGATATTAAACAcatcactctttcttttgatCATATAAATCCAGGTCTTTCTAGtgaaatcatctataaaggttatAAAGTACTTGTTTCCTCCAAGGGACTCTACTTGTATAGGGCCACAAACATCTGAATAGATGATTTCAAGCTTCTGAGTTAATTTTACTGGGATAAACTTCTTGAAGGGCTTCTTTGTCTGCTTACATTCCAAGCAATTTCTGCATTTCTCCTGAGGTTGTTGTAGTTGAGGAATTCCTCGTGCCAACTTATGCATTTGAGCAAGATCTCTGAAATTCAAGTGTCCAAGCCTATAGTGCCAAAGCCATTCTTCTTTGTTGCTCACATCACTAAGACATTCGTGCTCAAGTGCTTGCATTCCAATTTTGAAAGTTATATTTCTGGTCAATGGTGTTTTTATGATTAGATTTTTGGTTTTGTCATATACCAGCATCATCATGTCCTCCATAGTTATCTTAAAGCCTTTTTGAAGTAACTGACCAAGACTTAGAAGATTACTGCTTATGCCTGGAACATAAAGTACATCCTCTACGCAAGTTTCTCTACCATCTTTCCTCTAAATCAAGACATTTCCAATTCCTTCAGCAAGCATGGTGCTGTCACCTGCAAATCTCACTTTGCTTTTCATCCTTTCATCTAGACACACAAACCAGTCTTTGTGACCAGTCATGTGTGTAGAGCATCCTATGTCTAAGTACCATTGACCCTTGTCATGAGGCGTTGTCTTGTTTGTCACCATCAACAGGACAGGTTCAGAAACTGAATCTGCTCCTTCTGCAAGTTGAGCCTCATCAGCAGGATTTTTATCCTTGTACCAACAATCAGCAGCATAATGTCCCTTCTTTCCACAGTTGTAACAATCTACATTCTTTTTGTCCCAGGTCTTTTTTCCTCCTCTCCCTCGATTTCCAATATGTCCTCCTCTGTTGGAACTTTGGTTGCCGTTATTTTTCTGATCTGAGTGCTCTCTTGATCCATGGTTGCCTATTCCTCTTGAGTTCTTGAATCTGCCTCTCTTTCCTCTGGATGATTCATTTCCAGAGTTCTTCGGGTTTTGTTGAGCTTGAAGAGCTGTTTCAACAAGCTTTGTATTACAATTATTCCTTTCTTGCAATCTTTGCTCATGGGCTTCGAGGGAACCTTGTAATTCATCAATGCTCATGGATTCCAAATCCTTTGATTCCTCAATAGCAACCACAATGTGGTCGAATTTTGGATTCAATGATCTTAATACTTTTTCAATCAGTATTAGATCAGTGAATTTCTCACCATAACCTTTCATTGAATTAGTAAGAACTTGTAATCTACCAAAGAAATCTCCAATACCTTCATTCTCTTCCATCTGCAGTAGTTCAAACTGTCTCTTCAGGGTTTGTAAGCGCACTTTCTTGACTTTGTCTGCACCAGCATAGGCTTTGTTCAACGTGTCTCAGGCTTCTTTCGCAGTAGTTGCACCTGCAATCTTCTCAAAGTGGGTATCATCAACACACTGATGAAGAATCACCAATGGTTTGCAATCCTGCTTCTTTAATTCTTTGAATCCTACCTTTTGTGCATCAGGAGCATTGTCTCTTGGAACTTCTACACCATTCTCAACAATATCAGTTAAATCTTGGAAGCCAAACAAGGCTTTCATCTAAACTTGCCACCTGCTGAAGTTCTTGCCAGTGAGAAATGAGAGATTCGCTGGAAAAGGGCCATTGGAAGCCATGGTTGTGCTTAAAGATCCCTTCTTGATCATTCCTTGCTCTAGATACCACTGTTAGTGTCAAAAACATATGAGTTCCTTGACACACACTTGcaggaagagagagaaatatatGGGGTAGGAGAGAGAGTTTCTATTATGCAAGTGtatttctttttgaaatgtatAAACTCATTCAACTATCTTATTAAATGATCaattgtatttatatatcattgtcAAAGGttgaaaagataaaattgaaaattacaacTCAACAcattactttttgttttttttccagcAACAAACTACTAACCAATTAACTAACTTTCTAACAAATGAAAACTAACTAATTTATCCACAAATGGACTAGGATTACAACAACAATCTtcttgacttacggaatgtatATCTGAGATTCTTTTTATCTAAAGAACTAGTCTGCAACCCGTGCACATGCACGGGTTGTTTGGTTAGCGTTTTTTAGTTGTTCATGGACACCAACGTGATAAAGCTGTTTAATAGGGAAATAGAAATTAACACTAAAGCATTAATCTAGTTGTTCATGGATAATTAacagcaaaataaaaatattttt
It contains:
- the LOC106794339 gene encoding uncharacterized protein; translation: MEENEGIGDFFGRLQVLTNSMKGYGEKFTDLILIEKVLRSLNPKFDHIVVAIEESKDLESMSIDELQGSLEAHEQRLQERNNCNTKLVETALQAQQNPKNSGNESSRGKRGRFKNSRGIGNHGSREHSDQKNNGNQSSNRGGHIGNRGRGGKKTWDKKNVDCYNCGKKGHYAADCWYKDKNPADEAQLAEGADSVSEPVLLMVTNKTTPHDKGQWYLDIGCSTHMTGHKDWFVCLDERMKSKVRFAGDSTMLAEGIGNVLI